Proteins from a genomic interval of Motacilla alba alba isolate MOTALB_02 chromosome 11, Motacilla_alba_V1.0_pri, whole genome shotgun sequence:
- the ORC6 gene encoding origin recognition complex subunit 6 isoform X2 codes for MRARQARRAMERGAVRAMAARLGLAEPGLLRKAEEYLRLSQVKCTGLMAQMTATSSAVMCLDLAASFMKQPVDKSYCVKLSGLNKTTYQSSMKSLECLLGVNQRLGMRDLAVQFCCSEAVNMASEILQRYECSLSEAQRVDLDFSKPLFITAALCTACRCLKLKVDKTKMVATSGVKKAIFDRLCNQLEKISQQLSNVPLAAETPDSLQSTLEQCEQEDGSEEDEELPCKRPKTEANQDYEEWKKKILENAAKAQETRSTDSVMPPSNVTAACS; via the exons ATGCGAGCGCGCCAGGCGCGGCGGGCGATGGAGCGCGGGGCCGTGCGGGCCATGGCGGCCCGGCTGGGCCTGGCCGAGCCCGGCCTGCTCAG AAAAGCTGAGGAGTACCTGCGGCTGTCCCAGGTGAAGTGCACGGGGTTAATGGCTCAAATGACGGCGACAAGCAGCGCTGTGATGTGCCTGGACCTGGCGGCGAGTTTCATGAAACAACCGGTTGACAAA AGCTATTGTGTTAAACTCTCTGGTTTGAACAAGACCACCTACCAGAGCTCCATGAAGTCTTTGGAGTGTTTGCTGGGGGTGAACCAAAGGCTGGGGATGCGAGACTTGGCtgtgcagttctgctgctcagaggCAGTGAACATGGCTTCAGAGATCCTGCAGAG GTATGAGTGCAGCCTCTCGGAAGCACAGCGAGTGGACCTGGATTTCTCCAAGCCCCTGTTTAtaacagctgctctgtgcactgCATGCAG GTGTTTGAAGCTAAAAGTGGACAAAACTAAAATGGTGGCTACATCTGGAGTGAAAAAAGCAATATTTGACCGGCTGTGCAATCAGCTGGAGAAGATAAGCCAGCAACTCAGCA atgTTCCACTGGCTGCAGAGACACCTGACAGCTTGCAGAGCACCCTGGAGCAGTGTGAGCAGGAAGATG GCTCTGAAGAGGATGAGGAACTGCCATGTAAACGGCCAAAGACTGAAGCAAATCAGGACTATGaggaatggaaaaagaaaatcctggaaAACGCTGCTAAGGCACAAGAGACAAGGAGTACTGACTCTGTAATGCCACCCAGCAATGTAACTGCTGCTTGCTCTTGA
- the ORC6 gene encoding origin recognition complex subunit 6 isoform X1: protein MRARQARRAMERGAVRAMAARLGLAEPGLLRKAEEYLRLSQVKCTGLMAQMTATSSAVMCLDLAASFMKQPVDKSYCVKLSGLNKTTYQSSMKSLECLLGVNQRLGMRDLAVQFCCSEAVNMASEILQRYECSLSEAQRVDLDFSKPLFITAALCTACRCLKLKVDKTKMVATSGVKKAIFDRLCNQLEKISQQLSKDVPLAAETPDSLQSTLEQCEQEDGSEEDEELPCKRPKTEANQDYEEWKKKILENAAKAQETRSTDSVMPPSNVTAACS, encoded by the exons ATGCGAGCGCGCCAGGCGCGGCGGGCGATGGAGCGCGGGGCCGTGCGGGCCATGGCGGCCCGGCTGGGCCTGGCCGAGCCCGGCCTGCTCAG AAAAGCTGAGGAGTACCTGCGGCTGTCCCAGGTGAAGTGCACGGGGTTAATGGCTCAAATGACGGCGACAAGCAGCGCTGTGATGTGCCTGGACCTGGCGGCGAGTTTCATGAAACAACCGGTTGACAAA AGCTATTGTGTTAAACTCTCTGGTTTGAACAAGACCACCTACCAGAGCTCCATGAAGTCTTTGGAGTGTTTGCTGGGGGTGAACCAAAGGCTGGGGATGCGAGACTTGGCtgtgcagttctgctgctcagaggCAGTGAACATGGCTTCAGAGATCCTGCAGAG GTATGAGTGCAGCCTCTCGGAAGCACAGCGAGTGGACCTGGATTTCTCCAAGCCCCTGTTTAtaacagctgctctgtgcactgCATGCAG GTGTTTGAAGCTAAAAGTGGACAAAACTAAAATGGTGGCTACATCTGGAGTGAAAAAAGCAATATTTGACCGGCTGTGCAATCAGCTGGAGAAGATAAGCCAGCAACTCAGCA aagatgTTCCACTGGCTGCAGAGACACCTGACAGCTTGCAGAGCACCCTGGAGCAGTGTGAGCAGGAAGATG GCTCTGAAGAGGATGAGGAACTGCCATGTAAACGGCCAAAGACTGAAGCAAATCAGGACTATGaggaatggaaaaagaaaatcctggaaAACGCTGCTAAGGCACAAGAGACAAGGAGTACTGACTCTGTAATGCCACCCAGCAATGTAACTGCTGCTTGCTCTTGA